GTGACGTGGAACAACGTCATTCGCGAGACAAACTTCCGCGTGCTTCGCAACGGTTCGACGCTGGCGACGGTCGCACAGGATGTGCTGACCTATGACGATTTGACGGCGGTGAACGGTGTTCGCTATTCTTATGCCGTGGTAGCGTTTAACGAGTGCGGTGACGGGGCTACCTCGCCTGCGGACTCGGGCGGGGTTTTGGCTTCGCTGAATGCGCCGACGAACGTGCAGGCAACGGACAATTTGTGTGATTCCGTTGTCGTCACCTGGATGGACAATAACAGCGCTCCACAGGAGACAGGGCACAATATTTTGCGCGACGGTGTTCAAATTGGCAGCGTTGGCGTGAATGTGACGACGTTCACCGATTTGACACCCGAACCGGGTGTTGTCTATGCCTATACGGTGCAGGCAACCGGCACCGGCGGTCCGGCAACCAGTTCCCCGAATAGTGGCGGCGCAGCTCCGTTGCCCGGCGTTCCTGTCTTGACCTTGACTGATGTAACGTGTGATCAGATACTGTTCACATGGGTGGCAGGCGCGAATACGGACACCGTTCTTATTTATCGTGACGGTGTGCTTGTCGTTGCAGTTGCCGCACAGAACGGCAACTCGAGCATCGAGATACCGACTGACGGTTTCCATTCCTATAATGCAGTAGGCGCGAACGAATGCGGTCGCGGTGACACATCGAACACGCTGACGGTTCAGCGCGACCAACTGCCGCCGGCTGTTACGAGCTTTGACGCACAAAGTGTCGATTGCGAAACGGTTGAACTTGGCTGGGACGCTCCGGCAGGCGTGGACAGTATTCGGATCTTCCGGAATACAGTTCTGTTAACCACAGTTCCGGTTTCTCCGGACGTTTACATTGACGTTGTGGGCAACGGACCGCAAGAAGTGCAGTATTGGTACGTGTCTGTCAATGAATGCGGAGAGTCCATGCCTTCGCAGGCGTTTCTCGTAAACGTCGAACAGGCACCGACGATTCCGACCAATGTGACCGCTTCCAACGATGAGTGCACAACGGTGACCGTGACATGGAGTGCATCGCAGGGCGAAGTAAACGGATACGATATTTACCGCGACGGCATTCTGATTGCGACCGTTGATGCTTCAACGCTGGAATATGTTGATACACCGGGTGACAGCGATCCGCATCAGTATTCCATTTCGGCGAGCAGTATTAATTGCATTGATTCCGAGGCCAGTGTCGAAGCGACGGGCAGCACGCTGGAGCAGGTGGGAGTGCCGGGTAACGTCACGCAGCAAGACGATAACTGCGATATGGTTACTATTTGCTGGACAGCAGCAACAGGTGACTTGACCGGATATGTGATATACATTGACAGCGACTCTGTGGGCTCTGTGCTTGCAGGGACGACCTGTTTTACGTGGAACGGTGAACCGGGAACCTATAGCGCGCAAGTTGCGGCCTATTCCGCGTTGTGCGGAGTTGGAACCTTGTCTTCTGCAATTGATGTGACCATTTTCGCTCAGCCGGTTGCGCCGCCAAACTTCGCGGCGACAGACGACAGATGTGACAACGTTGTCTTAACGTGGGGAGCTCAGCCTGAATTCACGGGAGTGACGGCCTATCGAATCACCCGTGACGGCAACGAGATATTCAACGGCAACTCGCTGAATGAAACGCGCACGTTCACGGATACAGGCGCAAGCATCGGCGCGCATACCTACGAAATCACGGCACTGTCGAGCCTCGAAGATTGTGAAGATTCGGCGCCGTCCTCTGATTCCGGTTCATTGCTGCCGTTACCCGGAACACCGACCAATGTCAACGCATCGGATACAAGCTGTCTGGATGTGTATGTGACGTGGACTTCAGGCGGCGGCACAGTCGACGGCTTTATTATTTTCAGAAACGGCAACCCGATTGATACGGTTGGTGCGGGTGTGTTCGACTATCATGATACGGGCATCGCACCGGGAGCTTCGGCTGATTATGCCGTCATGGCTTTCGACAATGTATGCGGAAACTCGGCGCCATCGTTCTCGGAAAACGGAACGCGTTTGCTTGGTCCGGACGCTCCGACAGGAGTTCTCGCATCTGACGATGACTGCGATGAAATTGCGGTATCCTGGAACGCGGCACCTGGTGACGTGACGGAGTATCGCGTCTATCGCGACGGAATTCTAGCAGGCTCTGTCCTGCCGCCGCAAACCAACTTCGTGGATGCTCCGGCAGCGGGGACTTATGCGTACACCGTTACGGCATTCAGCGTGAACTGCGGTGAAACGGCTCCGTCCGTTGCCGACAACGGCACGCGACTTCCGCAAATGGGTCAGGTGACCGGCGTTGTCGCATCTGTGGATAGCTGCAACGGAATACTTGTGTCGTGGACAGCATTCACAGGAGCGGTGAGCTACAATGTCTCGCGAGGCGGCGGATTCATCGCAACAGTTAATGCACCGACCACGCAGTATTTTGACAATTCCGTTGCTGAAGGTGTGGCGCACAGCTACACTATTGAAGCGGTTAATCCCTGCAACACAGGATTGGCATCCGCTCCGGCAGTTGGCTCGCGTGCGTCCACTCCTGGACAAGTTACTGGCTTGACGGCCACGAACAATCTCATCAGTCAGGTTTGTCTGAACTGGACGGATGTCGCGGGTGAACTTAGCTATCAGATTTACCGTGATGACATTCTGATTGCAACCAACAGCGCGGATGACGTGGATTACTGCGACCTCACGGCCACGCCCGGTGTTACTTATACGTACACGGTTGCCGCGGCCAACGTCTGCGGTGAAGGCGATGAATCTGCAGGCGCACAAGGTGTGGCGGTGTTCAGCCTCGGCCAAGTGACGGGCGTGACCGCGACCACGACGGATTGTGATGACGTCTGCCTGAGCTGGACGGACATCTCGAATGAAACAGGCTACGAAATTCTGCGCAACGGCGTGGTTCTGGCAACCGTTGGTGCAGATGTTGTAAGTTACTGTGACGCTACAGTCGCGCCGGGTGAGTGCTTCACGTACACCGTTCGCGGATTCAATGTCGGAGGCACGGGACCTGAGTCGGACAGCGTTCAGGGTTGCCGCCGCACGGTTCCGTCGCAGGTGACGGGTGTCACGGCCACGAGTACCAACTGCAATGCCGTGGTGTTGACGTGGAATGACGCAACGGATGAAGACCGTTACGATGTTTACCGCGACGGCAATTTGCTTGTGCAGAACGCCGGTGCATTGACGTACACGGATAACAGCGCGGTTCCCGGTGTTGTGTATTCCTACACTATTCGTGCCGTAAATGCCTGCGGAAACGCTCCGTTCAGCACAGCGGTTCAGGGCGTCCGCGCAACGGTGCCGCCGCTGGTGGCAGGATTGGTTGCGTCGGTGGACGTGTGCGGTCAGATAACGATCAACTGGACGGATCAGCTATCCGAAACGGGCTATCGTGTTTACCGCGACGGCAATTTCCTGACCCCGATTGCAACGCTTGCGGCGAATACGGTTGTCTATGTCGACAACATTACGGGTTCACATACCTATCATGTCCGGGCCTTTAACGACTGCGGAAACGGTGAACTTGGCAGCGGAACGAGTGGCATCGGTTTGACGGTACCGGGAGTTGCGACAGGAATCACTGCCAGCGAGAATTGCGGCGACGTGACGGTCAATTGGACTGCTCCGGCGGCTGGACCGATTCAGGAATATCGTGTTCTCCGCAACGGTGTCCAGATTGCCGTGGTACCCGTGGGAACGACAACTTACAATGACAATGACCTTGCGGCAGGAAATTACACGTACCGCATTATCACCGCCAACCAGTGCGGCGCTGGTGCGCAGTCCGCTCAAAGCAATGGCGTGACTGTTCTGCCCGCGCTCGTTCAGGTGCCGACTTTCACGGCCGTTGCCAGCCCGTGCTTCTGCGTGGATATTACCTGGGGCAACGTGATCAATGAAGACGGTTACTTTATTTATTGCGACGGCGCGATTGTGGACACGATTAACGCCAATATCACATCCGCCCGCTATTGCCCGGCAGATACGCAATCCTGCGTGATTCAAGTCGCGGCATTCAATTCGTGCGGCATCGGGCCGCTGTCGCAAGGTATCTCGGTGACGCCGAACACTTATCCCATTCAGGTGTCGGGATTCGCAGCGAGCGAAAATCTGTGTGACCGCGTGCGTTTGACGTGGAGCGCTTACAATCAACCGGGTGTCACGCACCTGAAACTGCGCCGGGACGGAACGCCTATCGCCATGTTACTTGCCGGCAACACTTCCTTTGAACAGCTTGGAATCTGGCCGCAAAGCGTGTACAGCATTGCCGCGCTTCGTGTTTGTGCCGCAGGTGACACGATTGAGTCACCGCTGGCCACGGACAACGGCCGCACGGCTCCGACACCGGTTGCGCCGACTCAAATGGCGGCGTCCGATGACGGCTGCGGGTTTGTCACGGTGACCTTCAACTTTACAAACGTAGACGGACAGGATTCCGTTTGGATTAAGCGCAACGGCAACGTCATCGCGCGTCTGGCCGGCGGTACGGCGGGACAGAACCGTCAGTACGTAGACAACGCTCCGCTTGCTCAGGCGGCGACCTATCAGGTCTGCCCTGTCTCGAATATTTGTGGTGAAGGCGACTGCGCAAGTGATATCGGTCAGGCTGCTCCGACCGCAGGTACGGTGACGAACGTGGCGGCGACGAATGACCGCTGTACGTCCATCATCATCTCTTGGACCGGAACGCAGCATGCGCTCAACTATCAGGTTCGCCGCAACGGGAATTTGATTGCTACGGTTCCGCAAGGTCAATTCTCGTATACAGACAACGTTCCCACCGGAACTTCAAACAACTACACGGTAACGGCAACGAACGCCTGCGGGAGCGGTCCGCAATCGCCAACGGTACCGGGTTCAACGATTCCGCTGCCGCCGGTTCCAACGGGTGTAAATGCCTCTGACGGACTGTGTAATCAGGTAATTGTGACATGGAACGAGATTGCGGTTGCGACCGGATATGAAGTGTGGCGCAACAACGCGCTGCTGGCTGAAGTTCCTGGTGGAATCGAAACGTATACAGACCTTGCGGTAACTCCGGGCACGACCTACAACTATCAGGTGCGCGGAGTGAATCAGTGCGGTCTTGGCACTCTTTCCGCAGCGACGACCGGATTCTCGGCACAGCAGGTGGCTACGGTGACGAATGTTGTGGCATCAACCAATCTGAATGACCGGGTTCGCATTACCTGGAACAACGTTGCGCAGGAGACCGGATATGAAATACTGCGCGGATTCCCGCCTGAAGTGATTGCCACGGTCGGAATCGACGTTACCAGCTACAACGACTTCTCGGCTGCACCGGGTGAAGAGTACGAGTATAGGGTACGCGCTTTCAACGGATGCGGCAGTGGTCAGATGTCGGCGGTTTCCTATGGATACCGTGTGCCTGTCGACCCGATTCCGTTCGGTGTTATCACTGTGACAGAAGAGCTGTTTGGCTGCATGTCCGCTGTTCCGGCTGACATGGACGAAGATGGAGATATGGATGTCGTTGCGGCCGGCATGTTCTCGGACAAGGTCGTCTGGTATGAAAACAACGGCACGTGGGCGTACATCCCGCATGTTATCGTTGAAAACTGGGACGGTGCGCGTGCTGTAGCTGTCGGTGACATTGACGACGACGGCGATCTTGACGTTGCCGCAGTCGCGCAGTTTGCCGATCAGTTGGTTTGGTTCCGCCAGAACGCCAGCGGCACGTTCACGACATTTGTCATTGCGAACAACTACGACGGCGCACGTGACGTTTTGATCGTTGACCTTGACCGTGACGGAGACAAGGACCTTGTCACTGCGGCGTGCGATGTCAATGATATTTCGTGGTGGCGCAACAACGGCAGTGAAACGTTCACGCGAGTTGTCGTGGACAACAACTTCGTCGGTGCACGCACTGTAGAAGTGGCTGATATCGGCAACGACAACGATTGGGACATTCTGGCATCGGCCTATGAAGGCGGTATGCTGGCTTGGTATTCGAACGGCGGCGGCATGGTGTATACGCGACACGTCCTGCTCGAAAACGTTTACGGGGCATCCTATATCAACGCGGCGAGACTTAATGCCGATAACGTGCTCGACATCTACTTCTGCGTGGCACAGGATGCGCTGATCGGCTGGATTGACGGCGCGACGCAGGAGTTCAATTATGTCACCTCGCTGGTTCCGTTCCCGCGGGAAATGGACGCGATTGACATGGACGATGACAACCGTGCCGATCTGCTGCTTGCTGCCAATGAGAATCAGGAGATTTCGTGGTGGCGTAACACGGATAACCGGTTCTACCGCAATCCGATTACGACTACACTGATTCAGGCATCAGTCGTGAAGGGCGGAGATTTTGACAGTGACGGCGACACCGATGTTCTCGGCGCGGGTGAAGGCACGATCAAGATATGGCTTTCAAGCCTTGCCGAAGATATTCACGGAGCGGAATTGGCGTTGCCGCAAGATAACGGCGGCACAGACCAGCCGTACAGCCAGCACGTTGTGCCGCTGAATTACGAATTGTCGTCCAACTATCCGAATCCGTTCAACCCGATGACGCAGATTCGCTTCGGATTGCCGGAAGCACAATCGGTCAAACTGACAGTGTACGATGTGACGGGCCGTGAAGTCGCACGACTTGCGGATGGCGCATTCGGCGCGGGCTTCCACACAGTCACGTTTGATGCGTCGAACCTTGCAAGTGGATTGTATCTATACCGCATCGAAGCGGGCGAATTCGTTTCGAGCCGCAAGATGATCTTAATGAAGTAATGTGAACCCGTGCAACGGTTTGCATGGCAGATAAGCGAAGCGACGGAGAGACTCCGTCGCTTCGTGCTTATTGCATCGCCCCATCACCTCGAAACCTAACCGGATTTGTTCGTACCGACCATGTCAGAAGCATTAGACAGACTTAGCATAAACACCGTGCGCGGATTAGCCATTGATGCCGTACAGGCGGCCAATTCCGGTCATCCCGGGCTGCCTCTAGGCGCGGCGGTGATGGGATACACGATATTTCAGAGGCACCTTCGCCACAATCCGTTGGATCCTGCGTGGGTCAATCGCGATCGCTTCGTGCTTTCCGCAGGACACGGCTGTGCGCTGTTATACTCACTGCTTCACCTGACCGGATATGACTTACCACTTGAGCAACTGAAGAAGTTCAGACAGTGGGGAAGCATCACACCCGGGCATCCCGAATTAGGCTTGACTCCGGGTGTGGAAGCCACCACCGGACCGTTGGGACAGGGAGTAGGCAACATTGTCGGTATCGCCATTGCGAGGAATATACTCGCCTCGATGTTCAACCGGTATGGACACGAAGTGATAAACTTCCGCGTATTCGGCATCTGTTCGGATGGAGACCTGATGGAAGGTGTAAGCGCGGAAGCGGCGTCACTGGCAGGTCATCTGGGGCTCGGATCCATTGTGATGCTGTATGACGACAACCACATTACTATTGACGGTTCAACCGAAATTGCCTTTACCGAAGACGTCGGTGCGAGGTTTGAGAGTTACGGATGGCAGGTGCTGGCATGTGATGGCATGGACGCTGCGGAAGTTGATCAGGCCATTCGCGAAGGAATCGCAGAAACGGAAAGACCAACACTCATCCGTTGCAGGACTCAAATCGGATACGGTTCGCCCAATCGTGCCGGAACCTCCAAAGTGCACGGAGCGCCGCTTGGAGAGGATGAGCTCATATTGACGAAGAAGTCGCTGGGATTGCCGGAAAATGAAAAGTTCTACGTATCGTCCGAGGTTTTCAAGCACATGGGCGCAGCGCGGCAAACTGGTGCGGAACGGCAGGCGGCCTGGCAGAGTTTATTAGAAAAGTCCTTCGCATCGCACCCCGGTTTGCAGCATGAATGGCAAACGTTCTGGTCGCGCCGATTGCCGGAACACTGGGCGGATGCATTGCCCAAATGGAAGACGTCTGACAAGCCCATCGCTACCCGCAAGGCATCGGAGTTGTGTTTACACGCGCTGAAAGATCTGCCGTGGCTCGTGGGCGGGAGTGCGGATTTAGTCGAATCTAATCTGACGTATCTGGAAGGACGAGGAGATTTCCAAAAGGATACGCACCACGGACGAAACATCCGCTTCGGAATCAGAGAGCACGGAATGGGTGCGATACTTAACGGCATCGCAAGCAGCGGCCCGTTCATGGCATTCGGTGCGACGTTCATGACATTCCTGGACTACATGAAACCGTCGGTTCGCATTGCGGCGCTTTCACACCTGCCTGTTTGTTACATTTACACACACGACAGCATAGGATTGGGTGAAGACGGTCCGACGCATCAGCCGATCGAACAGTTAACCCACATGCGGGCGACTCCGAATCTGTGGACGATGCGTCCTGCCGATGCCAATGAAACGGCCGAGTGTTACCGGGTTGCTCTGGAGCGGACGGACGGGCCGGTCGCGCTATGTCTGACTCGTCAGGCGCTTCCGGTGCTTGATTACGCCGGAGAGAGAATGCCGGTCGAGCTCGGGGCGTACATCATTGCGGACGCGGATAACGGACGCCCCGATGTCATTCTTCTCGCGAGCGGAAGCGAAGTGGAGATTGCTGTCAGTGCTCGTGCGTTGCTCGCAAAGGAAGGAGTAACAGCACGTGTCGTGTCGGTTCCATGTCAGGAATTGTTCGACAAGCAGCCGTTGGCCTATCGCGAACAGGTCTTGCCGCCTGACATTCGCGCGCGAGTTGCAATTGAAGCGGGAGCTACGCAGGGATGGTGGAAGTATGTCGGGCTTGACGGCGATGTCGTCGGATTAGACAGGTTCGGTGCGTCTGCTCCTGCGAAAACTTTGTACGAGAAGTTCGGGCTTACTGCCGAAAATGTGACGGCACGGGCACTGACGGTGCTTTCAAAAGCAGGGAGATAGAATGAGGCTTGCAATTGGCAGCGACCACGCTGGATTTCATCTCAAACAGGAATTGGCTGATTGGCTCAAGAGTATCGGTCATGAGGTGAACGATGTTGGAACGCATTCAACCGATGCGGCCGACTATCCGGATTATGCTCAGAAAGTTGGCCATGAAGTCATTGGTCAGCGAGCCGAACGGGGGATCATTGTTTGCGGCAGCGGCGTGGGGGCGTGCGTGGCGGCAAACAAGATGAAGGGCATTCGCGCGGGTGTGTGTCACGACACATTTTCCGCGCGTCAAGGCGTCGAGGATGATGATATGAATACACTTTGTTTGGGAGCGAGAATTGTTGGCGGCGAGCTGGCAAAGGAAGTGCTTAAGGCCTTCTTGACCGCGAAGTTCTCCGGCCTCGAAAGGCATCAGCGCCGATTGAACAAGGTTCTTGCGATCGAAGCAGCCGGAAAATAGCGAGTCATTTCACTTAGGAGATACAATATGAGCCATCCGATCATGAAAGCCACGCTTGACCTCGGTCAGTCGCTTTGGCTGGATTATATCAGCCGCGAGTTAATGGATTCAGGCGGGCTGGAACGGCATGTCGCGGAAGGATTGCGAGGCATGACCTCAAATCCGTCCATATTCGAGAAGGCAATTGCTTCAAGTTCAGATTACGACGACGACATCCGTAAAGGGGCTGCCGCAGGACTTGGTGCGCATGAGGTTTTCGAAAATCTAGCCGTTGCCGATGTGTCACGCGCGTGCGGCATGCTCGTTAACGTTTACCGGGACTCGGAAGGTGTGGACGGTTATGTCAGTCTCGAAGTATCGCCGAAGCTCGCACACGATACGCAAGGAACAATAGACGAAGCGCTGCGTCTCTGGCAGCGAGTCAACCGTCCTAATCTCATGATCAAAGTGCCGGGAACTCCCGAAGGACTTCCGGCCGTGCTTGAACTTCTGACTCGCGGTGTGAATGTCAACATCACTCTTCTATTCACGCTCGATCAATACCGCCAAGTTCTGGAGACCTACTTAAGGGCGCTCGAGGAACGGCATGCGAAGGGGGAAGATCTGTCCCGGATAGCGTCTGTAGCAAGCTTCTTTGTGAGCCGGATTGACTCAGTCGCAGATGCACAACTTGAGAAGATTGGTCGGAAGGATTTGCTTGCAAAAGGCGCGATCGCTAACGCTTGTCTTGCCTATAAGCACTTCCTCGATGTTACCGCGTCTGCAAGATGGCAGAAGCTCGCAAAGGCGGGTGCACAGGTGCAGCGGCCGCTTTGGGCGTCCACGTCCACAAAGAATCCTGAGTATTCGGATGTGCTCTATGTTGAGGAACTAATCGCCGCAAACACGGTCAATACGGTCCCGCCGCAGACGCTTTCGGCTTTCAAGGATCATGGCAAGCCGTCCGCAAGGCTAATGATGAATATGGCCAAAGCGTCCGAGACAATCGCAGAAATGAGAAAGTTGGGAGTGGACATTGACAAAATCGCCTTTGATCTCATCGAAGACGGAGTCGTGAAGTTCGCGCAGTCCTTTGATGCGATGCTCGCGGCGATTGACTCAAAGCTTAAAGCCCCGATGGCTGTATAACTGCTTCCTTGGTTTTGTGAAACTGAGAGCGGCAGGCCGGTTGGCCTGCCGCTCTCAGTTTCGATATCGTTATGTCAATGCCGTGCCTTGGAGCTTGCCGTTGATCTTGCTGTTTGAGTCTTATCTGCCTCAGAATCGTGACCATCCCGGTTGGTCGATGATATCGGCTTTTGCAGTTGCTTCGTTGAAATGAGTTCCTTCGAGGACTTGACATCCGCTTTACCAAGTTGGGATTGCCAATCTACGACCCCTGTTTCAATATCGTAGACGGCCGACAGCACGACGCATTTCCCGTCCATCACAGCCTGTTCTATTGCACGCGAGCCGGCCAGCAGATGGACAGCGCCGGCGCGGGCATTTTCCTTGACCACTCCGGCGAATATTTCTTCGGGTGCATAACCTTTGGCTTGGCAGGCCTCGGCGTGCGGCTTGATTTGAGTGATCAGGCTGTTCAGCGGCTCCGCAAATTCCGACTCGGAAAGTGCGGCTCCGACCGCGCCGCATCTTGTATGTCCCATGACAACGACCACCGGGCAGTTCAAATGACCCACTGCATAATCTGCCGAGGCTACGACATCAGCGGGTGTGACATTTCCTGCTACTCGAATGACGAACAACTCACCGAGACCAGTGTCAAAAATCTCTTCCGGAGGAACTCGCGAATCTGAGCACGTAATCACACATGCATAGGGGCTCTGTCCGGTCGAGAGTTTTTCACGTGCTGCCGCACCGCTATCCCAGACTTTTGGCTTGCCTGAGACGAAGCGTTCATTTCCGTTCTGCAGGTTTTCCAAAGCGGATTGGCTCGTCCACACAGACGTGTTGCCACTGCCAAACACGAGCGAAGCGGTTCCCATTGCCAAGACACACAGCCAGATCATCTTGCCTCCTAATTACTTGTAAGTGAATTTTCTGCAAAGTGCATTCCAGCGAGTTGCCTGAACTCATGCTAACGGCGCGTTTATTGCTCTTTTCCAGAAATCACTGTAGACAAACTTAGCGTGCATATCAAGGGCCATGGAAAATCCTATAGCAAGTTCAATCCAGCATGTCAACCGGGCGAGGCTCGACGAGATTGGCATGGGCGATCCGGCATTCACCGCGGAAATCATCGAGATTATGCTTGAAGACGGCGCAACACGCGTCAAGAATATCCGCGCTGCATGCAATTCCGGCTTTTTCGAAGAGGCAGGGAAGCTGGCACATTCACTGAAAGGTGCTGCTCTTAATGTTGGTGCATCGGAACTTGCGAATCTGTGTGCCGTTATCGATGAAACCGTGCGCAAACGTGGCCTGCCGTGTCCGGACGAGCTTGTCGGTAGTATTGAAAAGGAGTTCACAATCGTGGCCGACGAACTGAACAAAATCAAATGTGAATTGAGTGCATGAAAGTCCTTGCTGTTGATGACGACCGCGTAACACTGACTACTCTGCGGCGCCTGCTCGAAAAGTTCGGCTATGAACCCCTGTTGGCTTCAAACGGAACAGAAGCGTTGCGGCTCTTCATGGAGTTTCATCCCAAGATGCTCATTACGGATTGGATGATGCCTGAAATGGAGGGGCCGACCGTCGTCAAGACTGTGCGAGCCTTCGCGGAATCGGAGTACACATACATCATTATGCTGACCTCGAGACAGGACAAGGATGATCTGATGGCCGGAATGCTTGCCGGGGTGGACGAGTTCTTAACCAAACCGATTGATCCCGACCAACTGCGAGCGCGTCTGCGTGTCGGAAAACGTATCATGCAGCTGCAAGCGAGTCTGAATAGGCGTGTGCGCGAGTTGGAAGAAGAACGCGAGCACGTGAAAGTGCTGCAGGGATTTCTGCCTATTTGTGCGTATTGTAAGAAAATCCGAGATGACGAGAATCTCTGGTCACAAGTGGAAGAATACATCTCC
This region of bacterium genomic DNA includes:
- a CDS encoding carbonic anhydrase, producing MIWLCVLAMGTASLVFGSGNTSVWTSQSALENLQNGNERFVSGKPKVWDSGAAAREKLSTGQSPYACVITCSDSRVPPEEIFDTGLGELFVIRVAGNVTPADVVASADYAVGHLNCPVVVVMGHTRCGAVGAALSESEFAEPLNSLITQIKPHAEACQAKGYAPEEIFAGVVKENARAGAVHLLAGSRAIEQAVMDGKCVVLSAVYDIETGVVDWQSQLGKADVKSSKELISTKQLQKPISSTNRDGHDSEADKTQTARSTASSKARH
- a CDS encoding response regulator transcription factor; amino-acid sequence: MKVLAVDDDRVTLTTLRRLLEKFGYEPLLASNGTEALRLFMEFHPKMLITDWMMPEMEGPTVVKTVRAFAESEYTYIIMLTSRQDKDDLMAGMLAGVDEFLTKPIDPDQLRARLRVGKRIMQLQASLNRRVRELEEEREHVKVLQGFLPICAYCKKIRDDENLWSQVEEYISEHQANVQFSHSICPDCYESKVKPMEEAFWAKKRAEQEIAQG
- a CDS encoding Hpt domain-containing protein: MENPIASSIQHVNRARLDEIGMGDPAFTAEIIEIMLEDGATRVKNIRAACNSGFFEEAGKLAHSLKGAALNVGASELANLCAVIDETVRKRGLPCPDELVGSIEKEFTIVADELNKIKCELSA